The following are from one region of the Stanieria sp. NIES-3757 genome:
- a CDS encoding two-component hybrid sensor and regulator: MKVFKTTTSPEKQITQASHRFKGLPLRLILVLPFVTQIVGAVGLVGYLSFKNGQQAVNDLGDRLTDKSINLVSERLDNYLATPQKLNQTNLDAIALGLLDLEDFKTSGHYFWKQLQAYPDITFISYVLNTGEYAGAGRFLDGQGVTIDELSPATKWKSYTYATDSKGDRTKVIAVYDNYKPLEEPAHQETVKAGKTIWGSVYNWDDAPEFISVGINSPIYDEKHQLVGSLGIDILLSSISEFLQQLEISPTAKTFIIERDGLLIGSSSTEKPFTLVNGIATRLNAINSSDEQIQTTAKYLQQKFGNFQAIKDEQKLSFELQGDRQFVRVTPWRDQYGLDWLVVTTIPESDFMAQIDANTQTTIILCFLALIIAIGLGLITSRWIIQPILRLGKASVAIAQGDLNQQVEVRGIIELGVLSDSFNEMAQQLQASFNNLARKNQEVIQVNQELDRANQELAQANDKLEIRVEQRTAELQQAKNVAELANRAKSEFLANMSHELRTPLNAILGFTQLMNRETSLTKKQQENLGIINRSGEHLLSLINDVLDLAKIESGQMTLYPTDFDLYTLLNLIEEMLALKAESKGLQLIFERSKDLPRYIKTDDKKLRQVLINLLGNAIKFTDEGSVTLRVSSVISHSLLERNHTEQKTNDKEQMTIHFEVEDTGAGIAPEEIDNLFEAFVQTETGKQLQQGTGLGLPISKKFVELMGGEISVSSQVGKGTIFKFNIQVLLSEANRIENKKQTRRVIALEPNQPEYRILIVDDRWENRRLLVKLLQPIGFQVQEAANGQEAVENWESWQPHLIWMDMRMPIMNGYEATQQIKSHLKGQATAIIALTASTLEEEKAVVISAGCDDFVRKPFREEVIFEKMAQYLGVKYIYENLDSEKDSELEALDKLTAEALAIMSDEWLEELVEAAALINNQLIAQLLAEIPQQHQNLAKAIQKQVDDFDFDRIMNLAQEAVNL, from the coding sequence ATGAAAGTTTTTAAAACAACCACATCTCCAGAAAAGCAAATTACTCAAGCATCCCATCGGTTTAAAGGATTACCTCTACGTTTAATTTTAGTTTTACCGTTTGTAACGCAGATTGTCGGTGCAGTAGGATTGGTAGGTTATCTTTCCTTCAAAAATGGACAACAAGCAGTTAACGATCTAGGAGATCGTTTAACCGACAAAAGCATTAATTTAGTTTCCGAACGACTGGATAATTATCTAGCAACTCCACAAAAACTCAATCAAACTAATCTTGATGCGATCGCTCTTGGCTTGTTGGACTTAGAAGATTTTAAAACGTCAGGACATTACTTTTGGAAACAATTACAAGCGTATCCAGATATCACTTTCATTTCTTATGTACTGAACACAGGAGAATATGCTGGTGCAGGAAGATTTTTAGATGGACAGGGAGTGACTATAGACGAACTTTCCCCCGCTACTAAGTGGAAATCCTACACTTATGCTACAGATAGTAAAGGCGATCGCACTAAAGTAATCGCAGTATACGATAACTACAAGCCTTTGGAAGAACCAGCCCACCAAGAAACAGTTAAAGCAGGTAAAACAATCTGGGGTTCTGTATACAATTGGGATGATGCGCCTGAATTTATTTCAGTTGGGATCAATAGTCCTATCTATGACGAAAAACACCAGTTAGTTGGCAGTCTTGGCATCGATATACTGTTATCTAGTATTAGCGAGTTCTTACAACAATTAGAAATTAGCCCCACTGCCAAAACTTTTATTATCGAACGCGATGGGTTATTAATTGGTAGCTCTAGTACTGAAAAACCTTTTACCTTAGTTAATGGTATAGCTACCAGACTAAATGCTATAAATAGCTCTGATGAGCAAATTCAAACTACAGCTAAATATTTACAACAAAAATTTGGTAACTTTCAAGCAATTAAAGACGAACAAAAACTGAGTTTTGAATTACAAGGCGATCGTCAGTTTGTTCGAGTTACTCCCTGGCGAGATCAATACGGTTTGGATTGGTTAGTAGTCACTACTATTCCTGAATCAGACTTTATGGCGCAGATTGATGCCAACACTCAGACAACTATTATCCTCTGTTTTTTGGCATTAATAATAGCTATTGGTTTAGGATTAATTACCTCTCGTTGGATTATTCAACCGATCCTGCGACTAGGTAAAGCATCGGTTGCGATCGCTCAAGGAGATTTAAACCAACAAGTCGAAGTTAGAGGCATCATTGAATTAGGGGTTTTATCCGACTCTTTTAATGAAATGGCGCAACAACTCCAAGCCTCTTTTAATAATTTAGCTCGCAAAAATCAAGAAGTTATCCAAGTCAATCAAGAGTTAGACCGAGCAAATCAAGAGCTAGCTCAAGCTAACGATAAACTGGAAATCAGAGTAGAACAAAGAACCGCCGAACTACAACAAGCTAAAAATGTAGCAGAACTTGCCAATCGTGCTAAAAGCGAATTTTTAGCTAATATGAGTCACGAACTTCGCACACCTCTCAATGCGATCCTCGGTTTTACACAACTGATGAATCGTGAAACATCTCTGACTAAAAAACAACAAGAGAATCTCGGTATTATCAATCGTAGTGGCGAACACTTACTTTCTTTAATCAATGATGTTCTAGATTTAGCCAAAATCGAGTCGGGACAAATGACTCTCTATCCTACCGATTTTGATTTATATACTCTTTTAAATCTAATCGAAGAAATGTTAGCCCTTAAAGCTGAATCTAAAGGTTTACAGCTTATTTTTGAACGTAGCAAAGATTTGCCTCGATATATCAAAACCGACGACAAAAAACTCCGTCAAGTTTTAATTAATTTATTAGGAAATGCGATCAAGTTTACTGACGAAGGTAGTGTAACCTTAAGAGTGTCATCAGTCATTAGTCATTCGTTACTAGAAAGAAACCACACAGAACAAAAAACAAATGACAAAGAACAAATGACAATTCACTTTGAAGTCGAAGATACTGGTGCAGGTATTGCTCCTGAAGAAATTGACAATTTATTTGAAGCTTTCGTACAGACAGAAACAGGTAAACAATTGCAACAAGGAACAGGTTTGGGTTTACCAATTAGTAAAAAGTTTGTCGAATTGATGGGCGGGGAGATTAGTGTTAGTTCCCAAGTAGGTAAAGGAACTATCTTTAAATTTAATATTCAAGTTTTGCTTAGTGAAGCCAACAGAATTGAAAATAAAAAACAAACTCGAAGGGTAATTGCTCTCGAACCGAATCAACCAGAATATCGTATTTTGATCGTAGACGATCGCTGGGAAAATCGCCGACTGCTGGTTAAGTTATTACAACCAATCGGGTTTCAAGTTCAAGAAGCAGCTAACGGACAAGAAGCTGTGGAAAATTGGGAAAGTTGGCAACCCCATCTGATTTGGATGGATATGAGAATGCCAATTATGAATGGTTATGAAGCTACTCAACAAATTAAATCTCATCTTAAAGGACAAGCTACGGCAATTATTGCTCTAACCGCCAGTACTCTTGAAGAAGAAAAAGCAGTTGTTATCTCTGCTGGTTGTGATGATTTTGTCCGCAAACCTTTTCGGGAAGAGGTAATTTTTGAAAAGATGGCTCAATATTTGGGAGTTAAATATATCTATGAAAATCTTGACTCTGAAAAAGATTCCGAATTAGAAGCTCTTGATAAATTAACCGCCGAAGCTTTAGCAATTATGTCTGATGAATGGTTAGAGGAACTTGTTGAAGCTGCTGCCTTAATTAATAATCAATTAATTGCTCAATTATTAGCAGAAATACCCCAACAACATCAAAATTTAGCTAAAGCTATTCAAAAACAAGTAGATGATTTTGATTTCGACCGCATTATGAATCTCGCTCAAGAAGCTGTCAATTTATGA
- a CDS encoding response regulator receiver modulated diguanylate cyclase/phosphodiesterase, whose protein sequence is MNNSELNSCFGNILIVDDIPDNLRVLSTSLSERGYQVRCAKNGAMALITAKKNPPDLILLDIKMPDLDGYEVCEKLKADQLTHEIPIIFLSAFDGVVDKVKAFAVGGVDYITKPFQIEEVLARIQHQLALQAAKAEISLLNTQLEQKVQQRTTQLEQVINKLNQEIAQHKQTQQLLLAQALHDALTGLPNRTLFMEHLQKALQRSYRNQDYLFAVLFIDLDRFKIINDSWGHAVGDQLLIAIAGILKQCSREVDTVARLSGDEFTILLEDLQDFQDAVAIAERVLDQLTSPIHLQERKVFSGASIGIVLGSTHYQNGIELLRDADIAMYRAKALGKGRYAVFDQEMYAQTIHLSQLETDLRLAIERQEFLLNYQPIVSLKTLQIKGFEVLLRWQHPQTGLIAPGDFIAIAEDTGLIVPIGEWVLYEACRQLHTWQSKFPHASSLHLSVNLSSRQIQQFDFVEKLAQILTETGLNGENLRLELTETMLMDRGEKTIELLTQIKQQNIQLSIDDFGTGYSSLSYLHRFPIDTLKIDRSFVSLINAEGENCEIVKTIITLAHSLGMKAIAEGVEMPHQVTHLSRLGCEAAQGYFFSKPLNLQLAESIIATNPQW, encoded by the coding sequence ATGAATAATAGTGAGTTAAATTCTTGTTTTGGCAATATTTTAATAGTTGATGATATTCCTGATAATTTAAGAGTTTTGTCTACATCTTTAAGCGAGCGGGGTTATCAAGTTCGTTGTGCTAAAAATGGTGCAATGGCATTAATTACAGCTAAAAAAAACCCACCTGATTTAATTCTGCTAGATATCAAAATGCCAGATTTGGATGGCTATGAAGTTTGTGAGAAATTAAAAGCAGATCAATTAACCCACGAAATTCCGATTATTTTCTTGAGTGCTTTTGATGGTGTGGTGGACAAAGTAAAAGCTTTTGCTGTTGGTGGTGTCGATTATATTACTAAACCTTTTCAAATTGAAGAAGTTCTAGCTCGCATTCAGCATCAATTAGCTTTACAAGCAGCTAAAGCAGAAATTTCTCTCTTAAATACCCAATTAGAACAAAAAGTTCAACAAAGAACTACACAATTAGAACAAGTTATTAATAAACTAAATCAAGAAATTGCTCAACACAAACAAACACAACAACTATTGTTAGCTCAGGCTTTACATGACGCTCTAACTGGTTTACCTAATCGTACTTTGTTTATGGAGCATCTGCAAAAAGCTCTACAACGGAGTTACAGAAATCAAGATTATTTGTTTGCCGTCTTGTTTATTGACCTCGATCGCTTCAAAATTATTAATGATAGTTGGGGACACGCAGTAGGCGATCAACTTTTAATTGCGATCGCAGGAATTTTAAAACAATGCTCTCGTGAGGTAGATACGGTTGCTCGATTGAGTGGAGATGAGTTTACTATTCTCCTAGAAGATTTACAGGATTTTCAAGATGCGGTCGCGATCGCCGAAAGAGTATTAGATCAACTTACTTCTCCGATTCATTTACAAGAGCGTAAAGTTTTTTCTGGTGCTAGCATTGGCATTGTTTTAGGTTCGACACATTATCAAAATGGGATCGAGTTATTACGGGATGCCGATATTGCAATGTATCGAGCTAAAGCTCTAGGAAAAGGGCGTTATGCTGTCTTCGATCAAGAAATGTATGCTCAAACAATTCATCTCTCCCAATTAGAGACAGATTTGCGGTTGGCTATCGAACGTCAAGAATTTTTACTTAATTATCAACCAATTGTCTCTTTAAAAACCCTTCAAATCAAAGGTTTTGAAGTATTGTTACGCTGGCAACATCCCCAAACTGGTTTAATTGCTCCTGGTGATTTTATTGCGATCGCTGAAGATACAGGTTTAATTGTACCGATTGGTGAATGGGTGTTATACGAAGCTTGTCGACAGTTACATACTTGGCAAAGCAAATTTCCTCATGCTTCGTCTCTGCATCTAAGTGTCAATCTTTCCAGTAGACAAATTCAACAATTTGATTTTGTCGAAAAACTAGCCCAAATTTTAACTGAGACTGGCTTAAATGGGGAAAATCTGCGCTTAGAACTTACTGAAACCATGTTAATGGATCGCGGAGAAAAAACCATCGAACTTCTTACCCAAATCAAACAGCAAAACATTCAACTAAGTATTGATGATTTTGGTACAGGTTACTCATCCCTTAGTTATTTACATCGCTTTCCCATTGACACTCTTAAAATCGATCGCTCTTTTGTTAGTCTGATCAATGCGGAAGGAGAGAATTGCGAAATCGTCAAAACAATTATTACTCTAGCTCATTCTCTAGGCATGAAAGCGATCGCAGAAGGGGTAGAAATGCCTCATCAAGTAACTCATCTGAGTAGATTAGGTTGTGAAGCAGCGCAAGGATATTTCTTTTCTAAACCTCTCAATTTACAGTTAGCTGAATCAATTATTGCCACCAATCCCCAATGGTAA
- a CDS encoding hypothetical protein (protein of unknown function DUF6 transmembrane), whose amino-acid sequence MQPKSWQVGIVLSIGVVAVSTAAILIRLTMAAAATNSVGFSLFIAASRLIISAVILIPTWHSFKNYQVTNKALIFAIAAGICLALHFATWITSLAFTSIAASTALVTTNPIWVAILSQVWLKEKLSKYTIIAILIALTGGIIIALADYDSTELTNPILGDILALIGAWMASLYLLFGLQAQRQGLNISNYIAVSYSTAALILFPLPLLFGVNYFDYPSKVYFYILLMAIIAQLIGHTTFNWAITWISPTFVTLSILFEPIGSSLLGYFLFAETPANLVIVGGLVLLLGVALAIISK is encoded by the coding sequence ATGCAGCCTAAATCTTGGCAGGTAGGAATTGTTTTATCGATTGGTGTTGTTGCAGTTTCTACCGCAGCAATTTTGATTCGCCTGACAATGGCAGCAGCAGCAACTAATAGTGTTGGTTTTAGTCTTTTTATTGCTGCATCTCGTTTAATTATCTCTGCGGTAATCTTAATTCCTACTTGGCATAGCTTTAAAAATTATCAAGTTACCAATAAAGCCTTAATTTTCGCGATCGCTGCTGGAATTTGTTTGGCTTTACATTTTGCGACTTGGATTACTTCGTTAGCTTTTACTTCCATCGCTGCTTCTACTGCTTTAGTAACCACTAATCCAATTTGGGTAGCTATCTTATCGCAAGTTTGGTTAAAAGAAAAACTGAGTAAATACACTATCATTGCAATCTTAATTGCCTTAACAGGAGGTATAATTATCGCCCTGGCTGATTATGACTCTACCGAACTTACTAATCCTATTTTGGGAGATATTTTAGCTCTAATTGGGGCTTGGATGGCTAGTTTATATTTATTATTTGGTTTACAAGCACAAAGACAAGGCTTAAATATCAGTAATTATATTGCCGTCTCTTATTCCACCGCAGCTTTAATTTTATTTCCTTTACCGCTACTCTTCGGAGTTAACTATTTTGATTATCCGAGTAAAGTTTATTTTTATATCTTATTAATGGCAATTATTGCCCAATTAATTGGTCATACTACCTTTAACTGGGCAATCACATGGATTTCTCCTACTTTTGTCACTTTAAGTATTTTATTTGAACCAATTGGCTCTAGTTTGTTAGGATATTTCCTCTTTGCTGAAACACCTGCCAATTTAGTCATTGTCGGAGGATTAGTACTTTTATTAGGAGTTGCTTTAGCAATTATTAGTAAATAG
- a CDS encoding Cobyrinic acid ac-diamide synthase encodes MGIVISTVNMKGGVGKTTLTVNLATCLAKNHGKRVLVLDLDSQISATLSLISPHDFAKMRKKRRTLSYLIDQVISPNPWSKLEIQDLIYGNICNIEGLELLPGDIELYDEYLVSEMLHKKALEEDEQEFEKIWDNFERILIKQIVDQVIDDYDFIIMDCAPGYNLLTRSGIAASNYYLLPARPEPLSLVGIQLLERRIAKLKESHQNIEPLNINLLGIVFVLSAGGLMGRYYKQVMKRVKDDYYPSQLFSNSIPMDVNVAKAVDLFTPAVIAMPNSVGSKAFVKLTEELIEKVKVGNTELMAVH; translated from the coding sequence ATGGGAATTGTGATTAGCACAGTAAATATGAAAGGCGGAGTAGGTAAAACTACTCTGACTGTAAATCTTGCAACTTGTTTAGCCAAAAATCATGGCAAGCGAGTTTTAGTATTAGATTTAGATTCGCAAATTAGTGCAACTTTAAGTCTAATTTCTCCCCATGATTTTGCCAAAATGCGGAAAAAAAGACGCACTTTAAGTTATTTAATCGATCAGGTAATTAGTCCTAATCCTTGGAGTAAACTTGAAATTCAAGACCTTATTTATGGCAATATTTGTAACATTGAAGGTTTGGAATTATTACCAGGAGATATTGAGCTTTATGATGAGTATCTAGTCTCGGAAATGTTACATAAAAAAGCTTTGGAAGAGGATGAACAAGAGTTTGAAAAAATATGGGATAATTTTGAGAGAATTTTGATTAAACAAATCGTTGATCAAGTGATTGATGATTACGATTTTATTATTATGGACTGCGCCCCTGGGTATAATTTACTAACTCGTAGCGGTATTGCTGCTAGTAATTATTACTTACTTCCCGCTCGTCCTGAACCTCTTTCTTTGGTGGGTATTCAACTATTAGAAAGAAGAATTGCGAAACTAAAAGAAAGTCATCAAAATATCGAACCACTAAATATCAATTTGCTAGGGATTGTTTTTGTTCTCTCGGCAGGAGGATTAATGGGTAGATATTACAAACAAGTAATGAAAAGAGTTAAAGATGACTATTATCCTTCTCAATTATTTTCTAACTCTATTCCTATGGATGTTAATGTTGCTAAAGCTGTAGATTTATTCACACCCGCAGTAATAGCTATGCCTAATTCTGTTGGTTCTAAAGCTTTTGTCAAATTAACCGAAGAATTGATCGAAAAAGTTAAAGTTGGTAACACAGAATTAATGGCTGTACATTAA
- a CDS encoding PEP-utilising protein mobile region — MKHLYWLSQINPSEQSLVGEKVFILSQLLQHGYPILPGYVIGTPILKEFLENFNDAQSLIANLPNSSLHLNVDNYLVLQSVAQKSRQIILETPFPDRWQAEIFAAATKLNTQTLIVRPSLVVSHHYQRMMTGLWRSHCCWCQPEALTQTIKKVWADLFGAKSLFYWQKLGIDLEKLNLAVLIQPLYNAKASGIVELKSDRLFISATSGLGHSLLRGEIQPDYYEIDRQTSAIINGKLGSKTLAYRLPDTKEAAGENCLEVYLTSETEQEQFALDDDALTRLIELIKDLAQKRRHINYLEWTLLQNTTDKYYFTQLNYFSTSSWQSTNQPLLTGVAAASGIVKATVQVNPNSLLSAEQIKPGSIVVLKELAPHQIALLQQIGGIVTEQGGITSHGAILARELGIPAIVGVAQATQLLQTGDKILLNGNTGKIYRLSPEEKMMMNSWDREETKTQIKSKWQNSDRYSSNESLVLNAYPIATQLMVNLSQANLVDSAANLPVDGVGLIRAELMLADLITSDDFLDPALSSNLLGEIINRLSQFVAKFAPRPVFYRSLDYCFGAEKTRSNPIVGKRGTYSYLSDSSLFKLELSALAQLYLEGYTNCHLILPFVRSVAEVRYCRRLIEEVGLTRQPDFQLWMMAEIPSVIFLIEEYVQAGIQGIAIGTNDLTQLLLGIDREQPEFATSGLTANHPAVSKAIAQIIKAAQLAGIPCSICGQAPVQYPHLIDQLIRWGITTISVEPEAVISTYNAIARAEHRLCLEVARQSLPTTI, encoded by the coding sequence GTGAAACATCTTTATTGGCTCTCACAAATCAATCCGTCAGAGCAATCTTTAGTAGGAGAAAAAGTATTTATTTTGAGTCAGCTTTTACAGCATGGCTATCCTATTTTGCCTGGTTATGTGATTGGTACGCCAATATTAAAAGAGTTTCTGGAAAATTTTAATGACGCTCAATCACTGATTGCTAATTTACCTAATTCTTCTTTACATTTAAATGTAGATAATTATTTGGTGCTTCAGTCAGTTGCGCAAAAAAGTCGTCAAATTATTCTAGAAACTCCTTTTCCTGATCGATGGCAAGCAGAAATTTTTGCAGCAGCAACCAAATTAAATACCCAAACTTTGATTGTTCGCCCCTCTTTAGTAGTATCTCATCATTACCAACGGATGATGACAGGCTTATGGCGATCGCATTGTTGTTGGTGTCAACCAGAAGCTTTAACTCAGACAATCAAAAAAGTTTGGGCAGATTTATTTGGAGCAAAAAGTTTGTTTTATTGGCAAAAACTGGGAATTGACCTAGAAAAACTTAATTTAGCTGTTTTAATTCAACCTTTATATAATGCCAAAGCTTCAGGTATTGTCGAATTAAAGTCGGATCGGTTATTTATTTCGGCTACTTCTGGTTTGGGACATAGTCTTCTGCGAGGAGAAATACAACCAGATTATTATGAAATAGATCGTCAAACTTCAGCCATTATTAATGGCAAGTTAGGCAGTAAAACTCTGGCTTATCGTCTCCCAGATACCAAAGAAGCAGCAGGAGAAAATTGTTTAGAAGTTTATCTGACTAGCGAAACAGAACAAGAACAATTTGCTTTAGATGACGATGCTTTAACTCGTTTAATTGAATTAATTAAAGATTTAGCCCAAAAGAGAAGGCATATTAATTATTTAGAATGGACTTTACTTCAAAATACTACTGATAAATATTATTTTACTCAATTAAATTATTTTTCCACTTCTTCTTGGCAAAGTACTAATCAACCCTTACTAACAGGAGTAGCTGCTGCTTCAGGAATAGTTAAAGCAACTGTTCAGGTTAATCCCAATTCTTTACTGTCTGCTGAACAAATCAAGCCAGGTAGTATTGTTGTTCTCAAAGAGCTTGCGCCTCATCAAATTGCTTTATTACAACAAATTGGTGGCATTGTTACCGAACAAGGCGGTATTACCAGTCATGGAGCGATTTTAGCTAGAGAATTAGGTATTCCTGCCATTGTAGGGGTTGCCCAGGCTACTCAACTCTTGCAAACAGGAGACAAAATTTTACTGAACGGTAATACTGGCAAGATTTATAGATTATCACCAGAGGAAAAAATGATGATGAATAGTTGGGATCGAGAGGAGACAAAAACTCAAATTAAATCAAAATGGCAGAATAGCGATCGCTATAGTTCAAACGAGAGTTTAGTACTGAATGCTTATCCAATCGCTACTCAACTGATGGTTAATCTAAGTCAAGCTAATTTGGTTGATAGTGCTGCTAATTTACCTGTTGATGGAGTTGGTTTAATTCGTGCTGAGTTGATGCTGGCAGATTTAATTACCTCGGATGATTTTCTAGATCCAGCCTTATCTTCAAATTTATTAGGCGAGATTATCAATCGTTTAAGTCAGTTTGTGGCTAAATTTGCTCCTAGACCAGTATTTTATCGTTCCTTGGATTATTGTTTTGGGGCAGAAAAAACAAGGAGTAATCCGATTGTAGGTAAAAGAGGAACCTACAGTTATCTTTCTGATTCGAGCTTGTTTAAATTAGAATTGTCTGCTTTAGCACAATTGTATTTGGAAGGCTATACTAACTGCCATCTAATTTTACCTTTTGTGCGTAGTGTTGCCGAAGTTCGTTATTGCCGTCGTCTGATCGAGGAAGTTGGTTTGACTAGACAACCAGATTTTCAACTGTGGATGATGGCAGAAATCCCTTCAGTGATTTTTTTGATTGAAGAATACGTACAAGCAGGAATACAAGGAATCGCAATTGGTACTAATGATCTAACCCAACTCCTGTTAGGGATAGACCGAGAACAACCAGAGTTTGCTACTAGTGGATTAACTGCCAATCACCCTGCCGTGTCAAAAGCGATCGCACAAATTATTAAAGCTGCACAACTAGCTGGTATTCCTTGTTCAATTTGTGGTCAAGCTCCCGTCCAATATCCCCACCTAATCGACCAGTTGATTCGATGGGGTATCACGACTATTTCTGTTGAACCAGAAGCGGTGATTTCTACTTATAATGCGATCGCTCGTGCCGAACATCGTTTATGTTTAGAGGTGGCTCGTCAATCTTTACCAACTACTATTTAA